Proteins encoded together in one bacterium window:
- the fliM gene encoding flagellar motor switch protein FliM, which produces MTKKKDITEDLKELEKRVVEFDFRKTKDVGKEKIASLQVIFDAFSQKVASSLSAKLASTVQTKVLTVTQFAYADFVKTIQVPTVLGMIDMSPLKGMALIEVTPNVIFNFIDRLLGGKGEVISLTRGLTDIEFEVVEGIMRDFVIDLKNGWANVITLTPQVKRIESNPQFVQITSPQEKVLVGTIEVKTGETTGNMTLCLPFLTIEPIISKFTGEGEPALSEEIKSTVSPEDMAKMRKTIADVNIPLIVELGKTEVTMRDMLELKEGDVMRLKTKVDEPLVMYANEIPKFKCRPGIIGTRIATQIIGRIDSGGEE; this is translated from the coding sequence GTGACTAAAAAAAAAGATATAACCGAGGATTTAAAAGAGCTTGAAAAACGGGTTGTAGAATTTGATTTTAGAAAAACTAAAGATGTCGGTAAGGAAAAAATTGCTTCTCTACAAGTAATATTTGATGCCTTTTCTCAGAAAGTTGCCTCCTCTTTATCGGCTAAATTAGCCTCTACAGTTCAAACAAAAGTTTTAACCGTTACTCAATTTGCCTATGCTGATTTTGTCAAAACTATTCAAGTCCCAACGGTGCTCGGAATGATAGATATGAGTCCGTTGAAAGGTATGGCGTTAATTGAGGTAACGCCTAATGTGATATTTAATTTTATTGATAGATTATTAGGTGGTAAGGGTGAGGTTATTTCACTGACACGTGGATTGACAGATATTGAATTTGAGGTGGTAGAAGGTATTATGAGAGATTTTGTTATAGATTTAAAAAATGGCTGGGCAAATGTAATTACCTTAACCCCTCAGGTCAAAAGGATTGAATCAAATCCACAGTTTGTTCAGATTACTTCCCCGCAGGAAAAAGTACTTGTTGGAACCATAGAAGTAAAAACAGGTGAAACAACAGGAAATATGACTCTTTGCCTACCTTTCCTTACAATAGAACCAATAATTTCAAAATTCACTGGTGAAGGTGAACCTGCCCTATCAGAAGAAATAAAATCAACCGTCTCCCCGGAAGATATGGCTAAAATGCGAAAAACTATAGCCGATGTAAATATCCCTCTTATTGTAGAGTTAGGTAAAACTGAAGTAACTATGCGAGATATGTTAGAATTAAAAGAAGGTGATGTCATGAGATTAAAAACTAAGGTGGATGAGCCATTAGTTATGTATGCCAATGAAATACCTAAGTTTAAATGCCGACCAGGAATT